Proteins from a single region of Streptomyces sp. HUAS 15-9:
- a CDS encoding S53 family peptidase, with product MRSNRATVRAGVSMAATLPMIAGALAFGIPAAHAVDNPGRNALAGTKPAWATTKADKGATSNSAQVSARVYLSGRNAAGLAAYAKAVSDPNSKTYGKYLSAKQAQARFGATKAQVSAVKSWLRSSGLTVTKVTQHYIAVTGDVSAAEKAFGTQLHNYTRGSKTYHAPSKTASVPESLKGAVLTVTGLDNAPHKATHNDQLPPPDAVFKNAGPFSSYYGSNVATTLPDAYGKKIPYAVKGYTGKQLRAAYGAGTYTGKGVRIAITDAYASPTIAFDAASYANKHGDAAWRTGQLKQVLPKNYTKTKECGAAGWYGEETLDVEAVHAVAPNADVTYVGAGSCYDDDLLDSLSKIVDNHLADIVSNSWGDIEANQTPDLAAAYDQVFQFGAVQGIGFYFSSGDNGDEVANTGTKQVDTPANSAWVTAVGGTSLAVGKGDTYMWETGWGTEKATLSADGKSWTGFPGAFTSGAGGGTSKTVPQPYYQKNVVPKALATANNAAGNRVVPDIAAIADPNTGFLVGQTQTFPDGTEQYSEYRIGGTSLAAPVIAAVQALAQEAQGGKAIGFANPGIYSKYGKTGVFHDVTDNPTGSGLAVARLDFVNGFDASGGLATSVRSLGKDSSLSAVKGYDDVTGVGSPGGGYVRSYRRH from the coding sequence ATGAGATCCAACCGTGCCACGGTGCGCGCCGGTGTGAGCATGGCAGCGACACTGCCCATGATCGCCGGTGCGCTGGCGTTCGGCATACCCGCGGCGCACGCCGTGGACAACCCGGGCCGAAACGCCCTCGCGGGCACCAAGCCCGCCTGGGCCACGACCAAGGCGGACAAGGGCGCCACCTCGAACAGCGCCCAGGTCTCCGCCCGGGTGTACCTCTCCGGCCGGAACGCGGCCGGCCTCGCCGCCTATGCCAAGGCGGTGTCCGACCCGAACTCGAAGACGTACGGCAAGTACCTGAGCGCCAAGCAGGCGCAGGCCCGCTTCGGTGCGACCAAGGCCCAGGTGTCCGCCGTCAAGTCCTGGCTCAGGTCGTCGGGCCTCACGGTCACGAAGGTCACGCAGCACTACATCGCCGTCACCGGTGACGTGTCCGCCGCCGAGAAGGCGTTCGGCACCCAGCTGCACAACTACACCAGGGGCTCGAAGACCTACCACGCGCCGTCGAAGACGGCCTCCGTGCCGGAGAGCCTCAAGGGCGCCGTCCTGACCGTCACCGGCCTGGACAACGCGCCGCACAAGGCGACCCACAACGACCAGCTGCCGCCGCCGGACGCGGTGTTCAAGAACGCCGGGCCGTTCTCCTCGTACTACGGCTCGAACGTCGCGACCACGCTGCCGGACGCGTACGGCAAGAAGATCCCGTACGCCGTCAAGGGCTACACCGGCAAGCAGCTGCGCGCCGCCTACGGCGCCGGCACGTACACCGGCAAGGGCGTCCGCATCGCCATCACGGACGCGTACGCCTCGCCGACCATCGCCTTCGACGCGGCGTCCTACGCGAACAAGCACGGTGACGCGGCGTGGAGGACCGGTCAGCTGAAGCAGGTGCTGCCGAAGAACTACACGAAGACCAAGGAGTGCGGCGCGGCCGGCTGGTACGGCGAGGAGACCCTCGACGTCGAGGCCGTGCACGCGGTGGCGCCGAACGCCGACGTGACCTACGTGGGCGCCGGTTCCTGCTACGACGACGATCTGCTCGACTCGCTCAGCAAGATCGTCGACAACCACCTGGCCGACATCGTCTCCAACTCCTGGGGCGACATCGAGGCCAACCAGACGCCGGACCTCGCGGCCGCCTACGACCAGGTCTTCCAGTTCGGCGCGGTGCAGGGCATCGGCTTCTACTTCTCCTCCGGTGACAACGGCGACGAGGTCGCCAACACCGGTACGAAGCAGGTCGACACCCCCGCCAACTCGGCGTGGGTGACCGCGGTCGGCGGTACCTCGCTGGCCGTCGGCAAGGGCGACACGTACATGTGGGAGACCGGCTGGGGCACCGAGAAGGCGACCCTGTCGGCCGACGGCAAGAGCTGGACCGGCTTCCCCGGCGCCTTCACCTCGGGCGCGGGCGGCGGCACCAGCAAGACCGTGCCGCAGCCGTACTACCAGAAGAACGTCGTCCCGAAGGCGCTGGCCACGGCCAACAACGCCGCCGGCAACCGCGTCGTCCCGGACATCGCGGCCATCGCCGACCCGAACACCGGCTTCCTGGTCGGCCAGACGCAGACCTTCCCGGACGGCACCGAGCAGTACAGCGAGTACCGCATCGGCGGCACCTCGCTTGCCGCTCCGGTGATCGCGGCGGTCCAGGCGCTGGCCCAGGAGGCCCAGGGCGGCAAGGCAATCGGCTTCGCCAACCCGGGGATCTACAGCAAGTACGGCAAGACGGGTGTCTTCCACGACGTCACGGACAACCCGACCGGCTCCGGCCTGGCGGTGGCCCGTCTCGACTTCGTGAACGGCTTCGACGCCAGCGGCGGCCTCGCGACCTCGGTCCGCAGCCTCGGCAAGGACAGTTCGCTGTCGGCGGTGAAGGGCTACGACGACGTGACGGGCGTGGGCTCTCCGGGCGGCGGCTACGTGCGGTCCTACCGGCGCCACTGA